A region of Diospyros lotus cultivar Yz01 chromosome 3, ASM1463336v1, whole genome shotgun sequence DNA encodes the following proteins:
- the LOC127796339 gene encoding O-methyltransferase 1, chloroplastic isoform X1, whose product MASLSAFVPASTTAIVRLPGLCAFEKRSNSSVKAKINDDEYDSLFQAAINHASIRFQETQRPDPLFTDQYAGSFAPQNIKMNIELHTHQYCLVTKFIDEKLVMTMNNMDGPKQVVLLTDGMDTRPYRLSWPTSTIIFDISPERVFRKAAQKLEDIGAKIPRSSLFLHIPLETSNIQQALQSKGFSGNRPSIWALQGLPLMTLESFEEILLVVGNLAMKGCLFLGEMPVWVAKAETGVESSTRRWIDNFFMSNGFRVSLISYSEIAKNLGRELAPVDYNILFVAEQLRLSDDQVETWRREFQRIEEEADEEGFEEL is encoded by the exons ATGGCATCTTTATCGGCGTTTGTACCCGCTTCGACCACTGCTATCGTGCGATTGCCAGGACTCTGCGCCTTCGAGAAAAGGAGCAATAGCAGCGTCAAAGCCAAAATCAACGATGATGAATACGACTCATTATTCCAAGCGGCCATCAACCACGCTTCTATTCGCTTTCAGGAGACCCAACGTCCAG ATCCTCTTTTTACTGACCAATATGCTGGTTCCTTTGCtcctcaaaatattaaaatgaatattGAGCTTCACACACACCAATACTGCCTTGTGACAAAGTTCATCGATGAAAAGTTGGTTATGACAATGAACAATATGGATGGACCTAAGCAG GTTGTTCTGTTAACAGATGGAATGGATACTCGGCCTTACAGACTTAGTTGGCCTACCTCGACCATAATATTTGACATATCTCCTGAAAGAGTATTCAGAAAAGCAGCTCAAAAGCTTGAAG ATATTGGTGCTAAGATTCCAAGAAGCAGCTTGTTTCTTCATATTCCATTGGAGACATCCAATATACAACAAGCTTTACAAAGTAAGGGCTTTAGCGGAAATCGACCAAGTATATGGGCCCTCCAG GGACTGCCTCTGATGACTTTGGAAAGTTTTGAAGAAATCTTGTTGGTTGTAGGTAATTTAGCCATGAAGGGATGTCTTTTTTTGGGAGAAATGCCTGTCTGGGTGGCAAAAGCTGAGACTGGAGTTGAG TCAAGTACAAGACGATGGATTGACAACTTCTTCATGAGCAATGGTTTCCGGGTGAGCTTGATTAGTTACAGTGAAATCGCAAAGAACCTAGGCAGGGAACTAGCACCGGTAGATTACAACATTTTATTTGTTGCAGAACAACTACGACTGTCTGATGATCAG GTGGAAACCTGGAGGAGGGAATTCCAAAGGATAGAAGAAGAAGCTGATGAGGAAGGGTTTGAGGAGCTGTAA
- the LOC127796339 gene encoding O-methyltransferase 1, chloroplastic isoform X2 gives MASLSAFVPASTTAIVRLPGLCAFEKRSNSSVKAKINDDEYDSLFQAAINHASIRFQETQRPDPLFTDQYAGSFAPQNIKMNIELHTHQYCLVTKFIDEKLVMTMNNMDGPKQVQYGMDTRPYRLSWPTSTIIFDISPERVFRKAAQKLEDIGAKIPRSSLFLHIPLETSNIQQALQSKGFSGNRPSIWALQGLPLMTLESFEEILLVVGNLAMKGCLFLGEMPVWVAKAETGVESSTRRWIDNFFMSNGFRVSLISYSEIAKNLGRELAPVDYNILFVAEQLRLSDDQVETWRREFQRIEEEADEEGFEEL, from the exons ATGGCATCTTTATCGGCGTTTGTACCCGCTTCGACCACTGCTATCGTGCGATTGCCAGGACTCTGCGCCTTCGAGAAAAGGAGCAATAGCAGCGTCAAAGCCAAAATCAACGATGATGAATACGACTCATTATTCCAAGCGGCCATCAACCACGCTTCTATTCGCTTTCAGGAGACCCAACGTCCAG ATCCTCTTTTTACTGACCAATATGCTGGTTCCTTTGCtcctcaaaatattaaaatgaatattGAGCTTCACACACACCAATACTGCCTTGTGACAAAGTTCATCGATGAAAAGTTGGTTATGACAATGAACAATATGGATGGACCTAAGCAGGTACAAT ATGGAATGGATACTCGGCCTTACAGACTTAGTTGGCCTACCTCGACCATAATATTTGACATATCTCCTGAAAGAGTATTCAGAAAAGCAGCTCAAAAGCTTGAAG ATATTGGTGCTAAGATTCCAAGAAGCAGCTTGTTTCTTCATATTCCATTGGAGACATCCAATATACAACAAGCTTTACAAAGTAAGGGCTTTAGCGGAAATCGACCAAGTATATGGGCCCTCCAG GGACTGCCTCTGATGACTTTGGAAAGTTTTGAAGAAATCTTGTTGGTTGTAGGTAATTTAGCCATGAAGGGATGTCTTTTTTTGGGAGAAATGCCTGTCTGGGTGGCAAAAGCTGAGACTGGAGTTGAG TCAAGTACAAGACGATGGATTGACAACTTCTTCATGAGCAATGGTTTCCGGGTGAGCTTGATTAGTTACAGTGAAATCGCAAAGAACCTAGGCAGGGAACTAGCACCGGTAGATTACAACATTTTATTTGTTGCAGAACAACTACGACTGTCTGATGATCAG GTGGAAACCTGGAGGAGGGAATTCCAAAGGATAGAAGAAGAAGCTGATGAGGAAGGGTTTGAGGAGCTGTAA
- the LOC127798372 gene encoding uncharacterized protein LOC127798372 isoform X4 yields MNPEGRNKEGAIGGEEAPCSSLAVDSILRIGTAGLIWGLCFGPYGAGKLGLTGVARASFVAKSAGRHGFQFVECSDGGCCSRCCCSCWLPKLETGCCSGRSCIRRFCRR; encoded by the exons atgaatccTGAAGGAAGAAACAAGGAGGGTGCGATCGGCGGCGAAGAAGCGCCCTGCTCTTCTCTCGCCGTCGATTCCATTCTCCGCATCGGAACG GCCGGTTTAATTTGGGGGCTCTGCTTCGGGCCATACGGTGCTGGTAAGCTAG GCCTCACTGGTGTTGCTCGTGCTTCTTTCGTG GCAAAGTCGGCTGGTAGACACGGTTTCCAATTCG TTGAATGCTCTGACGGCGGGTGCTGTAGCAGGTGCTGCTGCAGTTGCTGGCTCCCCAAACTGGAAACAGGTTGCTGCTCTGGCCGGTCTTGCATCCGCCGTTTTTGCCGCCGTTGA
- the LOC127798372 gene encoding outer envelope pore protein 16-4, chloroplastic isoform X1: MNPEGRNKEGAIGGEEAPCSSLAVDSILRIGTAGLIWGLCFGPYGAGKLGLTGVARASFVAKSAGRHGFQFGLFAGVFSYTRCGIQRYRDRNDWLNALTAGAVAGAAAVAGSPNWKQVAALAGLASAVFAAVDDHRSN; the protein is encoded by the exons atgaatccTGAAGGAAGAAACAAGGAGGGTGCGATCGGCGGCGAAGAAGCGCCCTGCTCTTCTCTCGCCGTCGATTCCATTCTCCGCATCGGAACG GCCGGTTTAATTTGGGGGCTCTGCTTCGGGCCATACGGTGCTGGTAAGCTAG GCCTCACTGGTGTTGCTCGTGCTTCTTTCGTG GCAAAGTCGGCTGGTAGACACGGTTTCCAATTCG GACTTTTTGCTGGGGTGTTTTCTTATACGCGTTGTGGAATTCAGAGATATCGGGATCGAAATGATTGG TTGAATGCTCTGACGGCGGGTGCTGTAGCAGGTGCTGCTGCAGTTGCTGGCTCCCCAAACTGGAAACAGGTTGCTGCTCTGGCCGGTCTTGCATCCGCCGTTTTTGCCGCCGTTGATGACCACAGATCAAATTGA
- the LOC127798372 gene encoding outer envelope pore protein 16-4, chloroplastic isoform X2 — MNPEGRNKEGAIGGEEAPCSSLAVDSILRIGTAGLIWGLCFGPYGAGLTGVARASFVAKSAGRHGFQFGLFAGVFSYTRCGIQRYRDRNDWLNALTAGAVAGAAAVAGSPNWKQVAALAGLASAVFAAVDDHRSN, encoded by the exons atgaatccTGAAGGAAGAAACAAGGAGGGTGCGATCGGCGGCGAAGAAGCGCCCTGCTCTTCTCTCGCCGTCGATTCCATTCTCCGCATCGGAACG GCCGGTTTAATTTGGGGGCTCTGCTTCGGGCCATACGGTGCTG GCCTCACTGGTGTTGCTCGTGCTTCTTTCGTG GCAAAGTCGGCTGGTAGACACGGTTTCCAATTCG GACTTTTTGCTGGGGTGTTTTCTTATACGCGTTGTGGAATTCAGAGATATCGGGATCGAAATGATTGG TTGAATGCTCTGACGGCGGGTGCTGTAGCAGGTGCTGCTGCAGTTGCTGGCTCCCCAAACTGGAAACAGGTTGCTGCTCTGGCCGGTCTTGCATCCGCCGTTTTTGCCGCCGTTGATGACCACAGATCAAATTGA
- the LOC127798372 gene encoding outer envelope pore protein 16-4, chloroplastic isoform X3 — MNPEGRNKEGAIGGEEAPCSSLAVDSILRIGTAGLIWGLCFGPYGAGLFAGVFSYTRCGIQRYRDRNDWLNALTAGAVAGAAAVAGSPNWKQVAALAGLASAVFAAVDDHRSN, encoded by the exons atgaatccTGAAGGAAGAAACAAGGAGGGTGCGATCGGCGGCGAAGAAGCGCCCTGCTCTTCTCTCGCCGTCGATTCCATTCTCCGCATCGGAACG GCCGGTTTAATTTGGGGGCTCTGCTTCGGGCCATACGGTGCTG GACTTTTTGCTGGGGTGTTTTCTTATACGCGTTGTGGAATTCAGAGATATCGGGATCGAAATGATTGG TTGAATGCTCTGACGGCGGGTGCTGTAGCAGGTGCTGCTGCAGTTGCTGGCTCCCCAAACTGGAAACAGGTTGCTGCTCTGGCCGGTCTTGCATCCGCCGTTTTTGCCGCCGTTGATGACCACAGATCAAATTGA
- the LOC127796412 gene encoding caffeoylshikimate esterase-like: MEVQYHEVYIRNSRGVQLFTCRWLPFSSPKALVFLCHGYGMECGDFMRGCGTRLARYGYAVFGIDYEGHGRSMGAPRCYIHKFDNIVTDCTNFFKSISAQEEYRDSKRFLYGESMGGAVALLVHKKDPTFWHGAVLVAPMCKISEKVKPHPVVVNILTRVEEIIPKWKIVPTKDVIDSAFKDPAKREEIRDNKLIYQGKPRLKTALEMLRASMSLEESLGEVRIPFFVLHGEADTVTEPEVSKALHEQASSKDKTLKLYPGMWHGLTSGEPDFNIEMVFSDIISWLDKRSGDDNALSMSSIVNISIGGAKLPTTTDGNKPQRTWLQSRSSYLCRWRGRRPHHHSAM, encoded by the exons ATGGAAGTCCAATATCACGAg GTATACATAAGGAATTCCAGAGGTGTTCAGCTCTTCACTTGCAGATGGCTGCCTTTCTCTTCTCCGAAGGCTCTTGTTTTCCTTTGCcatg GTTACGGCATGGAATGCGGTGATTTCATGAGAG GATGCGGCACGAGACTAGCCAGGTACGGGTATGCCGTGTTTGGGATTGACTACGAAGGGCATGGCCGGTCCATGGGCGCCCCCCGCTGCTACATCCACAAGTTCGACAACATTGTCACCGACTGCACCAACTTCTTCAAATCCATCAGCG CACAGGAAGAGTACAGAGACAGCAAAAGGTTCTTGTATGGAGAGTCCATGGGGGGAGCCGTGGCTTTACTAGTGCACAAGAAGGATCCCACCTTCTGGCACGGCGCCGTTCTTGTTGCGCCCATGTGTAAG ATATCGGAGAAGGTGAAGCCCCACCCGGTGGTGGTGAATATACTGACGAGGGTCGAAGAGATCATCCCTAAATGGAAGATAGTGCCCACAAAGGATGTCATTGATTCCGCCTTCAAGGACCCTGCCAAGAGAGAAGAG ATTCGAGACAACAAGTTGATATATCAAGGCAAGCCGAGGCTGAAAACTGCGCTAGAAATGTTGAGAGCTAGCATGAGTCTGGAGGAGAGTTTAGGCGAG GTAAGGATCCCATTTTTTGTGTTGCATGGCGAGGCGGATACAGTAACAGAGCCAGAAGTGAGCAAGGCGTTGCATGAACAAGCCAGCAGCAAAGACAAGACCCTAAAGTTATACCCAGGAATGTGGCACGGCTTGACCTCGGGCGAACCAGACTTTAACATTGAAATGGTTTTCTCTGACATTATTTCATGGCTTGACAAGAGAAGCGGAGACGACAACGCTCTTAGCATGTCGTCGATCGTCAACATTTCAATTGGTGGTGCTAAATTGCCAACGACAACAGATGGGAATAAACCCCAAAGAACATGGCTTCAAAGCCGGAGCAGCTACTTATGCCGGTGGCGAGGGCGTCGCCCGCACCACCACTCTGCCATGTAG